Within the Oreochromis niloticus isolate F11D_XX linkage group LG14, O_niloticus_UMD_NMBU, whole genome shotgun sequence genome, the region TCTACTGCCAGGAGTCTCTCTGGGCTATAAAATGTATGATACTTGTGGCTCCATTGCCAGAGGTATAAAAGTTGCACTTGCCTTAGTGAATGGTAATGAAATTGTTTCTGCAGTGTCTGGGGCACCCTGTACCAGACCTGCATCAGTGCAGACCATTTTGGGAGAGACTTCTTCCTCTCCTTGCATGGCAATATCAACTATAATTGGGCCATTTTATATACCAATGGTGGGTAGGATTGGTAGAAATGTAagaatttctgaaaaaaaaaacccatttgcTTTTATTGTTCCACTTTATCAATATATATCATTCTTTGTGTTTTCCCATGTGAAtgagttctttttttctctattaGATCAGCCACTTTGCCACATGTGCTTGTCTCAGTGACAAAACTAAGTACCCATCCTTCCTCAGAACAATACCCAGTGACTACTACCAGAGCAGAGCCCTGGCCCATTTAGTAAAGTACTTTGGATGGACTTGGGTTGGAGCTATTCGAACCAATGATGATTATGGAAATAATGGCATAGCCACATTCACAGAAACTGCACAGCAGCTGGGCATCTGTCTGGAGTATTCTGTATCTTTTTTTAGGACAGATCCCTATGAAAAAATTCAAAAGATCATTGAAATTATAAAGGCTTCAACCTCCAAGGTGATCATTGCCTTTCTTTCACACATGGATATGGATGTGCTAATAAATAAACTGTCTATCGATGGCGTAACTGGGTACCAGTGGGTAGGCAGTGAGTCTTGGATATCTGATTCCCAAATAGCTGCGATGGATATACATCACATACTGGATGGTGCCATAGGTCTTTCAATTCCTAAAGCACATGTCACTGGCTTGAAAGAGTTTATACTGGATGTCAAATCACTGAATTCATCTAATAATGAACTCTTTACTGAGTTCTGGGAGACACTATTTAGTTGTAAGTTCAAGGAGTTGAACTCAACAGCAGAAAATCAGAGACAGTGCACTGGACATGAAGATATGACTGGAGTTCAAAACAGCTTCACTGATATGTCACTTATGTCTATCTTTAACAATGTCTACAAAGGAGTGTATGCAGTGGCCCATGCACTTCACAACATCCTCAGCTGTAATGAAACATGTAACAAAAATGTGCAGCTAGATCCATTCATGGTGAGCTTACATTTGAACAAAAAGTAGAAGTTGTGCCGTCTGTGTTACAAAATGACATTCAATAAATTAACAGACTGTCTGTCTTCTTAGATTTTGCAGCACATACTAAAAATTTACTTCAAAACAAAAGAAGGAGATGAGGTTTATTTTGATGAGAATGGAGATCCAGCAGCAAAGTATGAAATTATAAACTGGCAGCCAAGAAAAAACAGCATTGTGGAGTTTGTCACAGTTGGTCTTTATGATGCATCACTTTCTCCAGACAAACAGCTGACTCTGCAAAGTAACTCATTAATTTGGGAAAGTAACTCAAAGCAGGTAAGGTAttagaaaataattaaaaccaTAATTAAAAGCTACAATTTAGATTTTGAATGTTTGAATTTGGTTTGAATTTAAggtaatgaaaaataaagctcaaatGATACAAACACTTTTGTTGTAGTCATTGTGTATTTATCCATACAGGTGCCTGTGTCAGTTTGCAGTGCGAAATGTCCCCCAGGAACACGCAAGGTTCTCCAGAAAGgaaggcctgtttgctgctatGACTGTATAAGATGTGCAGATGGAGAGATCAGCAACATTACAGGTTTTGTGCTCTAACAGAAACCTTAGAAGTTAGTGAGACAggctttgtatttttgtttaattcaCATATCCCCCCAACCCAGTAAAATACACCTTATATCAGCCTGTCATCAAGAcaggaaaaaccaaaaaaaaatagacaaaaagaCCTATGCCAGATTTCTTTTCACAGTTCAAGAGTCAAGTCCAGGTGATACCAAATCTTCAAagttaatagaaataaaaaacaaaacaaaacagtcaactCAACAGATAACATGGGTTTGTAGGTtgatctcttttcttttttgtatgcTCCATATTTGGCTAGGTGCAGAGTAGAAACTGGAGCAATGTAAGAAATGTATCATCTACTATGTTGATGAGAAAGGGAAGAAATATCTGGAAACATGTTGCTTCTCCTCTTTACAATTGTATGACATCAGTAGTCTACTAGAGTAATTGTAGAAATGATATAGGATAATAGATTTCTACACTACACTCAAATAGATAATAAAGTAGATGTCAACACA harbors:
- the LOC100708396 gene encoding extracellular calcium-sensing receptor-like yields the protein MQKSEEVICKRRGDPENPQLSKNGDIILGGMFSFHSSWKDRKDNYMQKPLPLQCTSLNFREFQFAQAMRFAIEEINNSSDLLPGVSLGYKMYDTCGSIARGIKVALALVNGNEIVSAVSGAPCTRPASVQTILGETSSSPCMAISTIIGPFYIPMISHFATCACLSDKTKYPSFLRTIPSDYYQSRALAHLVKYFGWTWVGAIRTNDDYGNNGIATFTETAQQLGICLEYSVSFFRTDPYEKIQKIIEIIKASTSKVIIAFLSHMDMDVLINKLSIDGVTGYQWVGSESWISDSQIAAMDIHHILDGAIGLSIPKAHVTGLKEFILDVKSLNSSNNELFTEFWETLFSCKFKELNSTAENQRQCTGHEDMTGVQNSFTDMSLMSIFNNVYKGVYAVAHALHNILSCNETCNKNVQLDPFMILQHILKIYFKTKEGDEVYFDENGDPAAKYEIINWQPRKNSIVEFVTVGLYDASLSPDKQLTLQSNSLIWESNSKQVPVSVCSAKCPPGTRKVLQKGRPVCCYDCIRCADGEISNITDSVTCVRCLPEFWPNEKKDACIKKEAVFLSYEEIMGALLTAASLFGTCMTTGVALIFFKYRKTPIVRANNSELSFLLLFSLTLCFLCSLTFIGQPSEWSCMLRHTAFGITFVLCISCVLGKTMVVLVAFRATRPGSNVMKWFGPAQQRLCVTGFTLIQVFICVIWLTISPPFPFKNFKEFKDKITLECALGSVVGYWAVLGYIGLLSLLCFIFAFLARKLPDNFNEAKFITFSMLIFCAVWITFIPAYVSSPGKFSVAVEIFAILASSFGLLICIFFPKCYIILLKPERNTKKNIMGKGAP